In Canis lupus baileyi chromosome X, mCanLup2.hap1, whole genome shotgun sequence, one DNA window encodes the following:
- the ZNF182 gene encoding zinc finger protein 182 isoform X4, translating to MAKSQELVAFEDVLVDFTPEEWQYLNSSQKTLYREVMLETYGNLVSVEEACQVDEQIERQHQVDQDRYLLMQVGFPDKTIITKTGYDYNEFGNAFHLNTNLVASIQRSHKHESFGNSMVDNLDLFTRSSVGKKHDNGCAKLFFHTEYEKTTPGVKPHGYRECGKALRRKKGLSLQERIKNGEKPFECTACRKTFSKKSHLIVHWRTHTGEKPFGCTECGKAFSQKSQLIIHLRSHTGERPFECPECGKAFREKSTVIIHYRTHTGEKPYECNECGKAFTQKSNLIVHQKTHTGEKTYECTKCGESFIQKLDLIIHHSTHTGKKPHECNECKKTFSDKSTLIIHQRTHTGEKPHKCTECGKSFNEKSTLIVHQRTHTGEKPYECDVCGKTFTQKSNLGVHQRTHSGEKPFECNECEKAFSQKSYLMLHQRGHTGEKPYECSECEKAFSQKSYLIIHQRTHTEEKPYKCNECGKAFREKSKLIIHQRIHTGEKPYECPVCWKAFSQKSQLIIHQRTHTGEKPYACTECGKAFREKSTFTVHQRTHTGEKPYKCTECGKAFTQKSNLIVHQRTHTGKKAHGKGHSRKSKLIAH from the exons GAACTCGTGGCATTTGAGGATGTGCTTGTGGATTTCACCCCAGAAGAGTGGCAGTACCTGAACTCTTCACAGAAGACTCTGTACAGAGAAGTGATGCTGGAGACCTATGGCAACCTGGTCTCTGTGG aagAAGCCTGTCAAGTTGATGAACAGATTGAGAGACAGCACCAAGTTGACCAAGATAGATATTTGTTGATGCAAGTTGGATTCCCTGACAAAACAATTATCACCAAGACTGGCTATGACTATAATGAATTTGGAAATGCATTTCATCTGAATACAAACCTTGTTGCTTCAATACAAAGATCCCATAAGCATGAGTCATTTGGAAATAGTATGGTAGATAATTTAGACCTATTTACCAGAAGCTCTGTAGGAAAGAAACATGATAATGGATGTGCAAAATTATTCTTCCATACCGAATATGAGAAAACAACTCCTGGAGTAAAACCCCATGGATATAGAGAGTGTGGGAAAGCCCTCAGGCGAAAGAAAGGTCTTAGTCTACAAGAGAGaattaaaaatggagagaaaccCTTTGAATGCACCGCGTGTAGGAAAACCTTCAGCAAGAAGTCACACCTCATTGTACATTGGAGAactcatacaggagagaaaccttTTGGATGTactgaatgtggaaaagcctttagcCAAAAATCTCAGCTCATTATACACTTGAGAAGTCATACAGGAGAGCGACCTTTTGAGTGTCCAGAATGTGGAAAAGCATTCAGAGAAAAGTCAACTGTCATAATACATTACAGGactcatacaggagagaaaccttatgaatgtaatgaatgtggaaaagccttcacTCAGAAGTCAAACCTCATTGTCCATCAGAAAACCCACACAGGAGAGAAAACTTACGAATGCACTAAATGTGGGGAATCTTTCATACAGAAGCTTGATCTAATTATACATCATAGTACGCATACAGGAAAAAAACCCCATGAATGTAATGAGTGTAAGAAAACTTTCAGTGATAAGTCAACCCTCATTATACATCAAAGAACTCACACGGGGGAGAAACCTCATAAGTGTACCGAATGTGGGAAGTCTTTCAATGAGAAGTCAACCCTCATCGTGCATCAGCGAACTCATAcgggagagaaaccctatgaatgtgaCGTGTGTGGGAAAACCTTCACCCAAAAATCAAACCTTGGCGTACATCAGAGAACTCATTCAGGAGAGAAACCTtttgaatgtaatgaatgtgagAAAGCATTCTCTCAGAAATCCTATCTCATGCTCCACCAGAGAGGTCATACAGGAGAGAAGCCCTATGAATGCAGTGAATGTGAAAAAGCATTTTCCCAGAAATCATACCTCATTATACATCAAAGAACTCATACGGAAGAAAAACCCTACAAATGTAACGAATGTGGCAAAGCCTTCAGAGAAAAGTCTAAGCTCATTatacatcagagaattcacacaggagagaaaccctacGAATGTCCTGTATGTTGGAAAGCTTTTAGCCAAAAGTCTCAGCTCATAATACATCAGCgaacacacacaggagagaaaccctatgcATGCACCGAGTGTGGCAAAGCCTTCAGGGAAAAATCCACATTCACTGTACACCAGAGaactcatactggagagaaaccctacaaGTGTAcagaatgtggaaaagcctttacCCAAAAATCAAACCTTATTGTGCATCAGAGAACACACACGGGAAAGAAGGCCCATGGGAAAGGCCACAGCCGTAAGTCAAAGCTCATTGCACATTAG
- the ZNF182 gene encoding zinc finger protein 182 isoform X3: protein MAKSQELVAFEDVLVDFTPEEWQYLNSSQKTLYREVMLETYGNLVSVGQQDTKPDLILKLELEGPCLAERKISVWSFPEACQVDEQIERQHQVDQDRYLLMQVGFPDKTIITKTGYDYNEFGNAFHLNTNLVASIQRSHKHESFGNSMVDNLDLFTRSSVGKKHDNGCAKLFFHTEYEKTTPGVKPHGYRECGKALRRKKGLSLQERIKNGEKPFECTACRKTFSKKSHLIVHWRTHTGEKPFGCTECGKAFSQKSQLIIHLRSHTGERPFECPECGKAFREKSTVIIHYRTHTGEKPYECNECGKAFTQKSNLIVHQKTHTGEKTYECTKCGESFIQKLDLIIHHSTHTGKKPHECNECKKTFSDKSTLIIHQRTHTGEKPHKCTECGKSFNEKSTLIVHQRTHTGEKPYECDVCGKTFTQKSNLGVHQRTHSGEKPFECNECEKAFSQKSYLMLHQRGHTGEKPYECSECEKAFSQKSYLIIHQRTHTEEKPYKCNECGKAFREKSKLIIHQRIHTGEKPYECPVCWKAFSQKSQLIIHQRTHTGEKPYACTECGKAFREKSTFTVHQRTHTGEKPYKCTECGKAFTQKSNLIVHQRTHTGKKAHGKGHSRKSKLIAH, encoded by the exons GAACTCGTGGCATTTGAGGATGTGCTTGTGGATTTCACCCCAGAAGAGTGGCAGTACCTGAACTCTTCACAGAAGACTCTGTACAGAGAAGTGATGCTGGAGACCTATGGCAACCTGGTCTCTGTGG GGCAGCAGGATACCAAACCAGATCTCATCCTCAAATTGGAGTTAGAAGGTCCATGCctggcagaaagaaaaatctcagtttGGAGCTTTCCAG AAGCCTGTCAAGTTGATGAACAGATTGAGAGACAGCACCAAGTTGACCAAGATAGATATTTGTTGATGCAAGTTGGATTCCCTGACAAAACAATTATCACCAAGACTGGCTATGACTATAATGAATTTGGAAATGCATTTCATCTGAATACAAACCTTGTTGCTTCAATACAAAGATCCCATAAGCATGAGTCATTTGGAAATAGTATGGTAGATAATTTAGACCTATTTACCAGAAGCTCTGTAGGAAAGAAACATGATAATGGATGTGCAAAATTATTCTTCCATACCGAATATGAGAAAACAACTCCTGGAGTAAAACCCCATGGATATAGAGAGTGTGGGAAAGCCCTCAGGCGAAAGAAAGGTCTTAGTCTACAAGAGAGaattaaaaatggagagaaaccCTTTGAATGCACCGCGTGTAGGAAAACCTTCAGCAAGAAGTCACACCTCATTGTACATTGGAGAactcatacaggagagaaaccttTTGGATGTactgaatgtggaaaagcctttagcCAAAAATCTCAGCTCATTATACACTTGAGAAGTCATACAGGAGAGCGACCTTTTGAGTGTCCAGAATGTGGAAAAGCATTCAGAGAAAAGTCAACTGTCATAATACATTACAGGactcatacaggagagaaaccttatgaatgtaatgaatgtggaaaagccttcacTCAGAAGTCAAACCTCATTGTCCATCAGAAAACCCACACAGGAGAGAAAACTTACGAATGCACTAAATGTGGGGAATCTTTCATACAGAAGCTTGATCTAATTATACATCATAGTACGCATACAGGAAAAAAACCCCATGAATGTAATGAGTGTAAGAAAACTTTCAGTGATAAGTCAACCCTCATTATACATCAAAGAACTCACACGGGGGAGAAACCTCATAAGTGTACCGAATGTGGGAAGTCTTTCAATGAGAAGTCAACCCTCATCGTGCATCAGCGAACTCATAcgggagagaaaccctatgaatgtgaCGTGTGTGGGAAAACCTTCACCCAAAAATCAAACCTTGGCGTACATCAGAGAACTCATTCAGGAGAGAAACCTtttgaatgtaatgaatgtgagAAAGCATTCTCTCAGAAATCCTATCTCATGCTCCACCAGAGAGGTCATACAGGAGAGAAGCCCTATGAATGCAGTGAATGTGAAAAAGCATTTTCCCAGAAATCATACCTCATTATACATCAAAGAACTCATACGGAAGAAAAACCCTACAAATGTAACGAATGTGGCAAAGCCTTCAGAGAAAAGTCTAAGCTCATTatacatcagagaattcacacaggagagaaaccctacGAATGTCCTGTATGTTGGAAAGCTTTTAGCCAAAAGTCTCAGCTCATAATACATCAGCgaacacacacaggagagaaaccctatgcATGCACCGAGTGTGGCAAAGCCTTCAGGGAAAAATCCACATTCACTGTACACCAGAGaactcatactggagagaaaccctacaaGTGTAcagaatgtggaaaagcctttacCCAAAAATCAAACCTTATTGTGCATCAGAGAACACACACGGGAAAGAAGGCCCATGGGAAAGGCCACAGCCGTAAGTCAAAGCTCATTGCACATTAG
- the ZNF182 gene encoding zinc finger protein 182 isoform X1, which yields MAKSQELVAFEDVLVDFTPEEWQYLNSSQKTLYREVMLETYGNLVSVAGQQDTKPDLILKLELEGPCLAERKISVWSFPEEACQVDEQIERQHQVDQDRYLLMQVGFPDKTIITKTGYDYNEFGNAFHLNTNLVASIQRSHKHESFGNSMVDNLDLFTRSSVGKKHDNGCAKLFFHTEYEKTTPGVKPHGYRECGKALRRKKGLSLQERIKNGEKPFECTACRKTFSKKSHLIVHWRTHTGEKPFGCTECGKAFSQKSQLIIHLRSHTGERPFECPECGKAFREKSTVIIHYRTHTGEKPYECNECGKAFTQKSNLIVHQKTHTGEKTYECTKCGESFIQKLDLIIHHSTHTGKKPHECNECKKTFSDKSTLIIHQRTHTGEKPHKCTECGKSFNEKSTLIVHQRTHTGEKPYECDVCGKTFTQKSNLGVHQRTHSGEKPFECNECEKAFSQKSYLMLHQRGHTGEKPYECSECEKAFSQKSYLIIHQRTHTEEKPYKCNECGKAFREKSKLIIHQRIHTGEKPYECPVCWKAFSQKSQLIIHQRTHTGEKPYACTECGKAFREKSTFTVHQRTHTGEKPYKCTECGKAFTQKSNLIVHQRTHTGKKAHGKGHSRKSKLIAH from the exons GAACTCGTGGCATTTGAGGATGTGCTTGTGGATTTCACCCCAGAAGAGTGGCAGTACCTGAACTCTTCACAGAAGACTCTGTACAGAGAAGTGATGCTGGAGACCTATGGCAACCTGGTCTCTGTGG CAGGGCAGCAGGATACCAAACCAGATCTCATCCTCAAATTGGAGTTAGAAGGTCCATGCctggcagaaagaaaaatctcagtttGGAGCTTTCCAG aagAAGCCTGTCAAGTTGATGAACAGATTGAGAGACAGCACCAAGTTGACCAAGATAGATATTTGTTGATGCAAGTTGGATTCCCTGACAAAACAATTATCACCAAGACTGGCTATGACTATAATGAATTTGGAAATGCATTTCATCTGAATACAAACCTTGTTGCTTCAATACAAAGATCCCATAAGCATGAGTCATTTGGAAATAGTATGGTAGATAATTTAGACCTATTTACCAGAAGCTCTGTAGGAAAGAAACATGATAATGGATGTGCAAAATTATTCTTCCATACCGAATATGAGAAAACAACTCCTGGAGTAAAACCCCATGGATATAGAGAGTGTGGGAAAGCCCTCAGGCGAAAGAAAGGTCTTAGTCTACAAGAGAGaattaaaaatggagagaaaccCTTTGAATGCACCGCGTGTAGGAAAACCTTCAGCAAGAAGTCACACCTCATTGTACATTGGAGAactcatacaggagagaaaccttTTGGATGTactgaatgtggaaaagcctttagcCAAAAATCTCAGCTCATTATACACTTGAGAAGTCATACAGGAGAGCGACCTTTTGAGTGTCCAGAATGTGGAAAAGCATTCAGAGAAAAGTCAACTGTCATAATACATTACAGGactcatacaggagagaaaccttatgaatgtaatgaatgtggaaaagccttcacTCAGAAGTCAAACCTCATTGTCCATCAGAAAACCCACACAGGAGAGAAAACTTACGAATGCACTAAATGTGGGGAATCTTTCATACAGAAGCTTGATCTAATTATACATCATAGTACGCATACAGGAAAAAAACCCCATGAATGTAATGAGTGTAAGAAAACTTTCAGTGATAAGTCAACCCTCATTATACATCAAAGAACTCACACGGGGGAGAAACCTCATAAGTGTACCGAATGTGGGAAGTCTTTCAATGAGAAGTCAACCCTCATCGTGCATCAGCGAACTCATAcgggagagaaaccctatgaatgtgaCGTGTGTGGGAAAACCTTCACCCAAAAATCAAACCTTGGCGTACATCAGAGAACTCATTCAGGAGAGAAACCTtttgaatgtaatgaatgtgagAAAGCATTCTCTCAGAAATCCTATCTCATGCTCCACCAGAGAGGTCATACAGGAGAGAAGCCCTATGAATGCAGTGAATGTGAAAAAGCATTTTCCCAGAAATCATACCTCATTATACATCAAAGAACTCATACGGAAGAAAAACCCTACAAATGTAACGAATGTGGCAAAGCCTTCAGAGAAAAGTCTAAGCTCATTatacatcagagaattcacacaggagagaaaccctacGAATGTCCTGTATGTTGGAAAGCTTTTAGCCAAAAGTCTCAGCTCATAATACATCAGCgaacacacacaggagagaaaccctatgcATGCACCGAGTGTGGCAAAGCCTTCAGGGAAAAATCCACATTCACTGTACACCAGAGaactcatactggagagaaaccctacaaGTGTAcagaatgtggaaaagcctttacCCAAAAATCAAACCTTATTGTGCATCAGAGAACACACACGGGAAAGAAGGCCCATGGGAAAGGCCACAGCCGTAAGTCAAAGCTCATTGCACATTAG
- the ZNF182 gene encoding zinc finger protein 182 isoform X5 yields the protein MQVGFPDKTIITKTGYDYNEFGNAFHLNTNLVASIQRSHKHESFGNSMVDNLDLFTRSSVGKKHDNGCAKLFFHTEYEKTTPGVKPHGYRECGKALRRKKGLSLQERIKNGEKPFECTACRKTFSKKSHLIVHWRTHTGEKPFGCTECGKAFSQKSQLIIHLRSHTGERPFECPECGKAFREKSTVIIHYRTHTGEKPYECNECGKAFTQKSNLIVHQKTHTGEKTYECTKCGESFIQKLDLIIHHSTHTGKKPHECNECKKTFSDKSTLIIHQRTHTGEKPHKCTECGKSFNEKSTLIVHQRTHTGEKPYECDVCGKTFTQKSNLGVHQRTHSGEKPFECNECEKAFSQKSYLMLHQRGHTGEKPYECSECEKAFSQKSYLIIHQRTHTEEKPYKCNECGKAFREKSKLIIHQRIHTGEKPYECPVCWKAFSQKSQLIIHQRTHTGEKPYACTECGKAFREKSTFTVHQRTHTGEKPYKCTECGKAFTQKSNLIVHQRTHTGKKAHGKGHSRKSKLIAH from the coding sequence ATGCAAGTTGGATTCCCTGACAAAACAATTATCACCAAGACTGGCTATGACTATAATGAATTTGGAAATGCATTTCATCTGAATACAAACCTTGTTGCTTCAATACAAAGATCCCATAAGCATGAGTCATTTGGAAATAGTATGGTAGATAATTTAGACCTATTTACCAGAAGCTCTGTAGGAAAGAAACATGATAATGGATGTGCAAAATTATTCTTCCATACCGAATATGAGAAAACAACTCCTGGAGTAAAACCCCATGGATATAGAGAGTGTGGGAAAGCCCTCAGGCGAAAGAAAGGTCTTAGTCTACAAGAGAGaattaaaaatggagagaaaccCTTTGAATGCACCGCGTGTAGGAAAACCTTCAGCAAGAAGTCACACCTCATTGTACATTGGAGAactcatacaggagagaaaccttTTGGATGTactgaatgtggaaaagcctttagcCAAAAATCTCAGCTCATTATACACTTGAGAAGTCATACAGGAGAGCGACCTTTTGAGTGTCCAGAATGTGGAAAAGCATTCAGAGAAAAGTCAACTGTCATAATACATTACAGGactcatacaggagagaaaccttatgaatgtaatgaatgtggaaaagccttcacTCAGAAGTCAAACCTCATTGTCCATCAGAAAACCCACACAGGAGAGAAAACTTACGAATGCACTAAATGTGGGGAATCTTTCATACAGAAGCTTGATCTAATTATACATCATAGTACGCATACAGGAAAAAAACCCCATGAATGTAATGAGTGTAAGAAAACTTTCAGTGATAAGTCAACCCTCATTATACATCAAAGAACTCACACGGGGGAGAAACCTCATAAGTGTACCGAATGTGGGAAGTCTTTCAATGAGAAGTCAACCCTCATCGTGCATCAGCGAACTCATAcgggagagaaaccctatgaatgtgaCGTGTGTGGGAAAACCTTCACCCAAAAATCAAACCTTGGCGTACATCAGAGAACTCATTCAGGAGAGAAACCTtttgaatgtaatgaatgtgagAAAGCATTCTCTCAGAAATCCTATCTCATGCTCCACCAGAGAGGTCATACAGGAGAGAAGCCCTATGAATGCAGTGAATGTGAAAAAGCATTTTCCCAGAAATCATACCTCATTATACATCAAAGAACTCATACGGAAGAAAAACCCTACAAATGTAACGAATGTGGCAAAGCCTTCAGAGAAAAGTCTAAGCTCATTatacatcagagaattcacacaggagagaaaccctacGAATGTCCTGTATGTTGGAAAGCTTTTAGCCAAAAGTCTCAGCTCATAATACATCAGCgaacacacacaggagagaaaccctatgcATGCACCGAGTGTGGCAAAGCCTTCAGGGAAAAATCCACATTCACTGTACACCAGAGaactcatactggagagaaaccctacaaGTGTAcagaatgtggaaaagcctttacCCAAAAATCAAACCTTATTGTGCATCAGAGAACACACACGGGAAAGAAGGCCCATGGGAAAGGCCACAGCCGTAAGTCAAAGCTCATTGCACATTAG
- the ZNF182 gene encoding zinc finger protein 182 isoform X2: protein MAKSQELVAFEDVLVDFTPEEWQYLNSSQKTLYREVMLETYGNLVSVGQQDTKPDLILKLELEGPCLAERKISVWSFPEEACQVDEQIERQHQVDQDRYLLMQVGFPDKTIITKTGYDYNEFGNAFHLNTNLVASIQRSHKHESFGNSMVDNLDLFTRSSVGKKHDNGCAKLFFHTEYEKTTPGVKPHGYRECGKALRRKKGLSLQERIKNGEKPFECTACRKTFSKKSHLIVHWRTHTGEKPFGCTECGKAFSQKSQLIIHLRSHTGERPFECPECGKAFREKSTVIIHYRTHTGEKPYECNECGKAFTQKSNLIVHQKTHTGEKTYECTKCGESFIQKLDLIIHHSTHTGKKPHECNECKKTFSDKSTLIIHQRTHTGEKPHKCTECGKSFNEKSTLIVHQRTHTGEKPYECDVCGKTFTQKSNLGVHQRTHSGEKPFECNECEKAFSQKSYLMLHQRGHTGEKPYECSECEKAFSQKSYLIIHQRTHTEEKPYKCNECGKAFREKSKLIIHQRIHTGEKPYECPVCWKAFSQKSQLIIHQRTHTGEKPYACTECGKAFREKSTFTVHQRTHTGEKPYKCTECGKAFTQKSNLIVHQRTHTGKKAHGKGHSRKSKLIAH, encoded by the exons GAACTCGTGGCATTTGAGGATGTGCTTGTGGATTTCACCCCAGAAGAGTGGCAGTACCTGAACTCTTCACAGAAGACTCTGTACAGAGAAGTGATGCTGGAGACCTATGGCAACCTGGTCTCTGTGG GGCAGCAGGATACCAAACCAGATCTCATCCTCAAATTGGAGTTAGAAGGTCCATGCctggcagaaagaaaaatctcagtttGGAGCTTTCCAG aagAAGCCTGTCAAGTTGATGAACAGATTGAGAGACAGCACCAAGTTGACCAAGATAGATATTTGTTGATGCAAGTTGGATTCCCTGACAAAACAATTATCACCAAGACTGGCTATGACTATAATGAATTTGGAAATGCATTTCATCTGAATACAAACCTTGTTGCTTCAATACAAAGATCCCATAAGCATGAGTCATTTGGAAATAGTATGGTAGATAATTTAGACCTATTTACCAGAAGCTCTGTAGGAAAGAAACATGATAATGGATGTGCAAAATTATTCTTCCATACCGAATATGAGAAAACAACTCCTGGAGTAAAACCCCATGGATATAGAGAGTGTGGGAAAGCCCTCAGGCGAAAGAAAGGTCTTAGTCTACAAGAGAGaattaaaaatggagagaaaccCTTTGAATGCACCGCGTGTAGGAAAACCTTCAGCAAGAAGTCACACCTCATTGTACATTGGAGAactcatacaggagagaaaccttTTGGATGTactgaatgtggaaaagcctttagcCAAAAATCTCAGCTCATTATACACTTGAGAAGTCATACAGGAGAGCGACCTTTTGAGTGTCCAGAATGTGGAAAAGCATTCAGAGAAAAGTCAACTGTCATAATACATTACAGGactcatacaggagagaaaccttatgaatgtaatgaatgtggaaaagccttcacTCAGAAGTCAAACCTCATTGTCCATCAGAAAACCCACACAGGAGAGAAAACTTACGAATGCACTAAATGTGGGGAATCTTTCATACAGAAGCTTGATCTAATTATACATCATAGTACGCATACAGGAAAAAAACCCCATGAATGTAATGAGTGTAAGAAAACTTTCAGTGATAAGTCAACCCTCATTATACATCAAAGAACTCACACGGGGGAGAAACCTCATAAGTGTACCGAATGTGGGAAGTCTTTCAATGAGAAGTCAACCCTCATCGTGCATCAGCGAACTCATAcgggagagaaaccctatgaatgtgaCGTGTGTGGGAAAACCTTCACCCAAAAATCAAACCTTGGCGTACATCAGAGAACTCATTCAGGAGAGAAACCTtttgaatgtaatgaatgtgagAAAGCATTCTCTCAGAAATCCTATCTCATGCTCCACCAGAGAGGTCATACAGGAGAGAAGCCCTATGAATGCAGTGAATGTGAAAAAGCATTTTCCCAGAAATCATACCTCATTATACATCAAAGAACTCATACGGAAGAAAAACCCTACAAATGTAACGAATGTGGCAAAGCCTTCAGAGAAAAGTCTAAGCTCATTatacatcagagaattcacacaggagagaaaccctacGAATGTCCTGTATGTTGGAAAGCTTTTAGCCAAAAGTCTCAGCTCATAATACATCAGCgaacacacacaggagagaaaccctatgcATGCACCGAGTGTGGCAAAGCCTTCAGGGAAAAATCCACATTCACTGTACACCAGAGaactcatactggagagaaaccctacaaGTGTAcagaatgtggaaaagcctttacCCAAAAATCAAACCTTATTGTGCATCAGAGAACACACACGGGAAAGAAGGCCCATGGGAAAGGCCACAGCCGTAAGTCAAAGCTCATTGCACATTAG